A single region of the Anoplolepis gracilipes chromosome 1, ASM4749672v1, whole genome shotgun sequence genome encodes:
- the LOC140668686 gene encoding jerky protein-like, translated as MAHPTDLWTNQPLAVANFIQKFNDRLKEKNIIEDNVYNMVKTTFESWETMLMKNVNKIVNIEKFKEVQITAVFCANATNSNKLPPFFIFKNDNEKIKEYAIDQSEFISKTEQDMLTKESEIFAYWYRNYFMEHVRKYQKMKAKNVNNKVILLLKVCKEFSSLLEVKESDFETMYFPTCYVTHLQPLHKNLIINFRQKIRNHTFPNSTNIKDCLNFISNSWTTSFQDKVYFHLWNKLFQRNVIEENTVFKEIPEDLQSSGPKKLQKEEATIGEIVEPVLSMEENNPSPSFGTPKLELNKNVIEENTVFKEVPEDPQNSDPEKLQQEEAAIEEITGDTY; from the coding sequence ATGGCTCATCCTACCGATTTATGGACCAACCAACCTCTTGCTGTCgctaattttattcaaaaattcaatgaccgattgaaagagaaaaatattattgaagataATGTTTATAACATGGTAAAAACGACTTTTGAATCGTGGGAAACTATGCTTATGAaaaacgtaaataaaatagttaacaTAGAAAAGTTTAAAGAAGTCCAAATAACTGCTGTATTTTGTGCAAATGCCACAAATAGTAATAAACTAccacctttttttatttttaaaaatgacaatgaaaaaattaaagaatacgCGATAGATCAATCCGAATTCATTTCTAAGACAGAACAAGATATGTTAACAAAGGAATCAGAAATTTTCGCATATTGGTATAGAAACTACTTCATGGAACatgtaagaaaatatcaaaaaatgaaagcaaaaaatgtaaacaataaagtaattttacttCTTAAAGTTTGCAAAGAATTTAGTTCGTTACTGGAAGTCAAAGAAAGTGATTTCGAGACAATGTATTTTCCAACATGCTATGTAACACATCTTCAACCATTACATaagaatctaataataaactttagacagaaaattcgAAACCATACATTCCCAAATTCTACCAACATTAAAGATTGTCTCAACTTTATCAGTAATTCGTGGACAACCTCGTTTCaagataaagtatattttcatttgtggaataaactttttcaaagaaatgtaATAGAGGAAAACAccgtttttaaagaaataccAGAAGATCTGCAGAGCAGCGGtcctaaaaaattacaaaaggaAGAGGCCACTATTGGAGAAATAGTAGAACCAGTGCTGTCTATGGAAGAGAATAATCCGTCACCAAGTTTTGGTACTCCGAAATtggagttaaataaaaatgtaatagagGAAAACACCGTTTTTAAAGAAGTACCAGAAGATCCGCAAAACAGCGATCCTGAAAAATTACAACAGGAAGAGGCCGCTATAGAAGAAATCACTGGAGACACCTACTAA
- the LOC140667644 gene encoding uncharacterized protein has protein sequence MAHPTNFRTNQPLAVTDFIQKFNDRLKEKNIIKDNVYNMVKTTYKSWENMFKKNVNKIVNIEKFKEVQIIVIFCANATDSNKLPPFFIFKNGNEEIKEYAKDQSEFISKTERDMLTKESEIFAYWYRNYFMEYVRKYQKMKAKNVNNKVILLLKDCKEFSSLLEVKESDFETMYFPTNYLTDLQPLHNNLIMNFRQKLRKHTFSNSINIKDCLNFISNLWTTSFQDKLYFHLWNKLFQRNVIEENTAFKEIPEDPQNSGPKKLQKEEATIGEIVEPVLSMEENNPSTSFGTPKLELNKNVIEENTAFKEVPEDPQNSDPEKLQQEEAIIGKIVDIVLSMEENNPSTSFGTPKLELNKYVIEENTVFKEVPEDPQNSDPEKLQQEKAIIGKIVDIVLSMEENNPSTSFGTPKLELNKNVIEENTVFKEVPEDPQNSDPEKLQQEEAAIEKTLETPTKKHRREENIIEESTVFKAILGDSQTSRAEIFPQEETDLKDI, from the coding sequence ATGGCTCATCCTACCAATTTTCGGACCAACCAACCTCTTGCTGTCActgattttattcaaaaattcaatgaccgattgaaagagaaaaatattattaaagataatgttTATAACATGGTTAAAACGACTTATAAATCGTGGGAAAATATGTTCAAGAaaaacgtaaataaaatagttaacatagaaaagtttaaagaagtccaaataattgttatattttgtgCAAATGCCACAGATAGTAATAAACTAccacctttttttatttttaaaaatggcaatgaagaaattaaagaatatgcGAAGGATCAATCCGAATTCATTTCTAAGACAGAACGAGATATGTTAACAAAGGAATCAGAAATTTTCGCATATTGGTATAGAAACTACTTCATGgaatatgtaagaaaatatcaaaaaatgaaagcaaaaaatgtaaacaataaagtaattttacttCTTAAAGATTGCAAAGAATTTAGTTCGTTACTGGAAGTCAAAGAAAGTGATTTCGAGACAATGTATTTTCCAACAAACTATTTAACAGATCTTCAACCATTacataataatctaataatgaaCTTCAGACAGAAACTTCGAAAGCATACATTCTCAAATTCTATCAACATTAAAGATTGTCTCAACTTTATCAGTAATTTGTGGACAACCTCGTTTCAAgataaactatattttcatttgtggaataaactttttcaaagaaatgtaATAGAGGAAAACACCGCTTTTAAAGAAATACCAGAAGATCCGCAGAACAGCGGtcctaaaaaattacaaaaggaAGAGGCCACTATTGGAGAAATAGTAGAACCAGTGCTGTCTATGGAAGAGAATAATCCGTCCACAAGTTTTGGTACTCCGAAATtggagttaaataaaaatgtaatagagGAAAACACCGCTTTTAAAGAAGTACCAGAAGATCCGCAAAACAGCGATCCTGAAAAATTACAACAGGAAGAGGCCATTATAGGAAAAATAGTAGACATAGTGCTGTCTATGGAAGAGAATAATCCGTCCACAAGTTTTGGTACTCCGAAATtggagttaaataaatatgtaatagagGAAAACACCGTTTTTAAAGAAGTACCAGAAGATCCGCAAAACAGCGATCCTGAAAAATTACAACAGGAAAAGGCCATTATAGGAAAAATAGTAGACATAGTGCTGTCTATGGAAGAGAATAATCCGTCAACAAGTTTTGGTACTCCGAAATtggagttaaataaaaatgtaatagagGAAAACACCGTTTTTAAAGAAGTACCAGAAGATCCGCAAAACAGTGATCCTGAAAAATTACAACAGGAAGAGGCCGCTATAGAAAAAACACTGGAGACACCTACTAAGAAACatagaagagaagaaaatataatagaggAAAGCACCGTTTTCAAAGCAATACTAGGAGATTCGCAGACCAGCCGTGCTGAAATCTTTCCACAGGAAGAAACCGATCTGAAAGACATATAG